The Raphanus sativus cultivar WK10039 chromosome 2, ASM80110v3, whole genome shotgun sequence genome includes a region encoding these proteins:
- the LOC108842851 gene encoding 5'-adenylylsulfate reductase 3, chloroplastic-like translates to MALAINVSSSSSSAISTSSFPSSDLKVSAPRIGSLRLSERVNVSSASLSLSGKRSSSVKPLNVQSFTKESFVPSQAASSMVASEKLDVVEVEDFEELAKSLETASPLEIMDKALETFGNDIAIAFSGAEDVALIEYAHLTGRPFRVFSLDTGRLNPETYRLFDTVEKHYGIRIEYMFPDAVEVQALVRNKGLFSFYEDGHQECCRIRKVRPLRRALKGLRAWITGQRKDQSPGTRSEIPVVQVDPVFEGLDGGAGSLVKWNPVANVEGNDVWSFLRTMDVPVNTLHAAGYVSIGCEPCTRAVLPGQHEREGRWWWEDAKAKECGLHKGNIKENSTASVNGTSSSSSTVADIFKSENVVSLSRQGIENLMKLENRREAWIVVLYAPWCPFCQAMEGSFDELADKLGGSGVKVGKFRADGDQKEFAKRELQLGSFPTILVFPKNSSRPIKYPSEKRDVDSLTSFLNLVR, encoded by the exons ATGGCACTAGCGATCAAcgtttcttcatcatcttcatctgcTATCTCAACCTCTAGCTTCCCTTCTTCAGACCTCAAAG TTTCAGCTCCACGGATCGGTTCGTTGAGGTTATCGGAACGTGTCAATGTCTCATCAGCGTCTCTGAGTCTATCCGGGAAACGATCATCATCGGTGAAGCCTCTGAATGTTCAGTCATTTACAAAGGAGTCCTTTGTTCCTTCTCAAGCAGCATCATCCATGGTGGCTTCTG AGAAACTAGATGTGGTGGAAGTGGAAGACTTTGAGGAGCTAGCAAAGAGTCTAGAGACTGCTTCTCCTCTTGAGATCATGGACAAGGCTCTTGAGACATTCGGAAACGACATCGCAATCGCCTTTAGTGGAGCTGAAGACGTTGCTCTCATCGAGTACGCTCATTTAACCGGAAGACCCTTCAGGGTCTTCAGTTTAGACACAGGGAGGTTGAACCCCGAAACGTACAGACTCTTCGACACCGTGGAGAAGCACTACGGTATTAGGATCGAGTACATGTTTCCCGATGCTGTCGAGGTCCAAGCTCTTGTTAGGAACAAGGGTTTGTTCTCTTTCTACGAAGACGGTCACCAGGAGTGTTGCCGTATCAGAAAGGTGAGACCTTTGAGGCGTGCGTTGAAGGGGTTACGAGCTTGGATCACTGGACAGAGGAAAGATCAGTCGCCAGGGACAAGGTCTGAGATTCCCGTTGTTCAGGTTGATCCGGTGTTTGAAGGGCTAGACGGTGGAGCTGGTAGTTTGGTGAAGTGGAATCCTGTTGCGAATGTGGAAGGGAACGATGTTTGGAGCTTCTTGAGGACTATGGATGTTCCTGTCAACACGCTTCACGCTGCGGGGTATGTTTCCATCGGGTGTGAGCCGTGCACGAGAGCGGTTTTGCCTGGTCAGCACGAGAGAGAAGGGAGGTGGTGGTGGGAAGACGCCAAGGCTAAAGAGTGTGGACTTCACAAAGGGAACATCAAGGAGAACAGCACAGCTAGTGTGAATGggacatcatcatcatcttccacGGTTGCTGATATCTTCAAAAGCGAGAATGTGGTGAGCTTGAGCAGGCAAGGGATTGAGAATTTGATGAAGCTGGAGAATCGTAGAGAGGCTTGGATCGTTGTGCTTTATGCACCTTGGTGCCCGTTTTGTCAAGCGATGGAAGGTTCGTTTGATGAGTTGGCGGATAAGTTGGGTGGGAGTGGCGTGAAGGTGGGTAAGTTCAGAGCTGATGGTGATCAAAAGGAGTTTGCTAAAAGGGAGTTGCAGCTTGGGAGCTTCCCGACGATACTTGTGTTCCCAAAGAACTCTTCGAGACCAATCAAGTATCcatcagagaagagagatgttgATTCTCTGACCTCGTTCTTGAATCTAGTtcggtaa
- the LOC108842088 gene encoding autophagy-related protein 8a isoform X2: MAKSSFKLSNPLETRMNEASRIREKYPDRVPVIVEKAGQSDVPDIDKKKYLVPADLTVGQFVYVVRKRIKLGAEKAIFVFVKDTLPPTAALMSAIYEEHKDEDGFLYMTYSGENTFGSFIVA, translated from the exons ATGGCTAAGAGCTCTTTCAAGCTTTCTAATCCTCTGG AGACAAGGATGAATGAAGCGAGTCGAATCAGAGAGAAGTACCCTGACAGAGTCCCG GTGATTGTGGAGAAGGCTGGACAGAGTGATGTTCCTGACATTGACAAGAAGAA gTATCTCGTCCCAGCTGATCTAACCGTTGGTCAGTTTGTGTACGTGGTTCGCAAAAGAATCAAGCTTGGAGCTGAGAAAGCAATCTTCGTCTTTGTCAAGGATACATTGCCTCCAACTG CTGCGTTGATGTCTGCGATCTATGAAGAACACAAAGATGAAGATGGGTTCCTCTACATGACTTACAGCGGAGAGAACACTTTTGGTTCTTTCATCGTTGCTTGA
- the LOC108825025 gene encoding uncharacterized protein LOC108825025 — protein sequence MAGKAAEAVAKTVTAAIQHPWRAKLDKYRTELTKGVWGYWEMGAWKPLGISARRRAMLRKEVLTAGEDWPYDPERKAMRTKRKGHKCDRISAEKRENTAKLMLKMPQMLLDYKKRRWEKKMKEEEKAKEDK from the coding sequence ATGGCTGGAAAAGCTGCGGAAGCCGTGGCAAAGACCGTGACGGCGGCGATTCAGCATCCGTGGAGGGCGAAGCTGGATAAGTACAGAACCGAGCTGACGAAAGGAGTGTGGGGTTACTGGGAGATGGGAGCGTGGAAGCCTTTAGGGATAAGCGCACGGAGGAGGGCGATGCTGAGGAAAGAAGTGTTGACAGCTGGGGAGGATTGGCCTTACGATCCAGAGAGGAAAGCGATGAGGACGAAGAGGAAAGGGCACAAGTGCGATAGAATCTCAGCTGAGAAAAGAGAGAACACGGCGAAGCTGATGCTGAAGATGCCTCAGATGCTGCTTGATTACAAGAAGAGAAggtgggagaagaagatgaaggaagaGGAGAAAGCTAAAGAAGATAAGTGA
- the LOC108842088 gene encoding autophagy-related protein 8a isoform X1, whose protein sequence is MIFACLKFTESDRIAMAKSSFKLSNPLETRMNEASRIREKYPDRVPVIVEKAGQSDVPDIDKKKYLVPADLTVGQFVYVVRKRIKLGAEKAIFVFVKDTLPPTAALMSAIYEEHKDEDGFLYMTYSGENTFGSFIVA, encoded by the exons ATGATCTTCGCGTGCTTGAAATTCACAGAGTCGGATCGAATCGCCATGGCTAAGAGCTCTTTCAAGCTTTCTAATCCTCTGG AGACAAGGATGAATGAAGCGAGTCGAATCAGAGAGAAGTACCCTGACAGAGTCCCG GTGATTGTGGAGAAGGCTGGACAGAGTGATGTTCCTGACATTGACAAGAAGAA gTATCTCGTCCCAGCTGATCTAACCGTTGGTCAGTTTGTGTACGTGGTTCGCAAAAGAATCAAGCTTGGAGCTGAGAAAGCAATCTTCGTCTTTGTCAAGGATACATTGCCTCCAACTG CTGCGTTGATGTCTGCGATCTATGAAGAACACAAAGATGAAGATGGGTTCCTCTACATGACTTACAGCGGAGAGAACACTTTTGGTTCTTTCATCGTTGCTTGA
- the LOC108841093 gene encoding protein S40-6 — protein MEGAEEFQEEEVWSVLRENETPGLEMKLSKSNNLFSAASSSSARYIPKGKEISGIKQASAPMNVPDWSKIYGKTRSNHLHSWSTHDEDDDEDSMVPPHELVAKMLARTQISSFSMCEGIGRTLKGRDLSKTRNAVLTKTGFLESNVTSTSPQP, from the coding sequence ATGGAAGGGGCAGAAGagtttcaagaagaagaagtctggTCAGTTTTGAGAGAGAACGAAACTCCAGGTCTTGAAATGAAACTTTCCAAAAGTAACAATCTCTTCTCAGctgcttcttcatcttctgcaAGGTACATTCCTAAGGGCAAGGAGATCTCTGGAATAAAGCAGGCATCTGCTCCAATGAATGTTCCTGACTGGTCCAAGATTTATGGGAAAACAAGAAGCAACCATTTGCATTCATGGAGCactcatgatgaagatgatgatgaagattcAATGGTTCCTCCACACGAATTGGTAGCAAAAATGCTTGCTAGAACGCAGATCTCATCTTTCTCCATGTGTGAAGGAATCGGAAGAACACTCAAAGGAAGAGATCTCAGCAAGACAAGAAATGCTGTCTTAACCAAAACAGGTTTCTTGGAATCGAACGTCACATCCACATCACCACAACCATAG